One Rhododendron vialii isolate Sample 1 chromosome 2a, ASM3025357v1 genomic region harbors:
- the LOC131317411 gene encoding uncharacterized protein LOC131317411: protein MYHDLRRTYLWEGMKKEVAQFVSTCLVCQQVKAEHQKPGGDLQPFPIPTWKWEHISMDFMTGLPRSTKSNIAIWHLPLVEFTYNNGYQASIEMAPYEALYGRPCRSPVCWIDVGETGMIGPDIVRDTTEKVKTIRPKKGVIRFEKKGKLSPRYIGPFDIVEKIRKVAYHLALPPQLDRVHNMFHVSMLRKYLALSTHVLNWEDITIKEDATYEEEPIEIQDRSEKII from the exons atgtatcatgacctGCGAAGGACGTACTtgtgggaaggaatgaaaaagGAAGTAGCCCAATTTGTGTCTACCTGTCTagtgtgtcaacaagtcaaggctgaaCACCAGAAACCTGGAGGAGATCTTCAACCTTTTCCAATTccgacctggaagtgggagcatatCTCAATGGATTTCATGACTGGACTACCAAGATCCACCAAATCTAACATTGCTATTTGG CACTTACCACTGGTAGAGTTCACCTACAACAACGGCTACCAGGcaagtatcgagatggcaccgtaCGAAGCTCTATATGGTCGACCTTGTCGATCTCCAGTTTGCTGGATAGACGTTGGAGAAACTGGGATGATTGGACCTGACATAGTACGGGATACCACGGAGAAGGTCAAGACCATCAG accaaagaaaggagttATCAGATTTgagaaaaagggaaagttgTCCCCACGCTACATCGGACCCTTCGACATTGTGGAGAAAATCAGAAAGGTTGCGTATCATCTAGCGCTGCCACCACAGCTAGATAGGGTGCATAACATGTTCCACGTTTCAATGCTCCGCAAGTATCTTGCGTTGTCCACACATGTCCTCAACTGGGAAGACATCACCATCAAAGAAGACGCGACATACGAAGAAGAACCAATAGAGATTCAGGACCGAAGTGAGAAGATAATCTGA